The following are encoded together in the Streptomyces sp. NBC_00358 genome:
- a CDS encoding MaoC family dehydratase N-terminal domain-containing protein: MALDQSFVGRSYPPTDPYEVGREKIREFAEAVGDSNPAYTDPEAARALGHPDVIAPPTFVFAITFKAAGQVVQDPQLGLDYSRVVHGDQKFAYTRPVRAGDRLTVTSTIESIKSLAGNDILDIRGEVHDEAGEHVVTAVTKLVSRAAEVA; encoded by the coding sequence ATGGCGCTCGACCAGTCCTTCGTAGGGCGGTCCTACCCGCCCACCGACCCCTATGAGGTCGGCCGGGAGAAGATCCGCGAGTTCGCGGAGGCCGTGGGGGACAGCAACCCTGCGTACACGGACCCCGAGGCCGCACGTGCTCTCGGTCACCCCGACGTGATCGCCCCGCCCACCTTTGTGTTCGCCATCACGTTCAAGGCCGCCGGCCAGGTCGTCCAGGACCCGCAACTGGGCCTCGACTACAGCCGGGTCGTGCACGGCGACCAGAAGTTCGCCTACACGCGCCCGGTACGCGCGGGCGACCGGCTCACGGTCACCTCGACCATCGAGTCGATCAAGTCCCTGGCGGGCAACGACATCCTGGACATCCGTGGCGAGGTCCACGACGAGGCGGGTGAGCACGTCGTGACGGCCGTCACGAAGCTCGTGTCCCGCGCGGCGGAGGTGGCCTGA